Genomic window (Zingiber officinale cultivar Zhangliang chromosome 2B, Zo_v1.1, whole genome shotgun sequence):
AAAGTAGGTATATCTGCAATAAAAAAGAATGGAAACAATAAACTCAACAACAATTAGAGTTAGGTGCAAGATTTCAGTCCTACAAAGCCTATACCTCTCCACAACAATCAAATTGAGTTTGTTGTGTGGCCATACTCTAACAGAGTCATCAATAATCACCACTGCTGATTCCATACCCAAAACACCATCTAGATCTTTGCTTTTGGGAACCCTTTCATCACCATCAAAAGTATCAGCATCATCTCCCTTAGAGATGACCCGGCCAGCAAACAATGTCCCTGTTGGATCTAGCACCTTTGCCATTTCTGTAGCATAGAGTTTGTTTCCCATGGTATATAAATGAAGTTCATAGAGGTTGCTAGCCTGTAGGCAGAGCCAGAGAATTTATTTCAGAACACAAATGCTCAGGACTTATGTCATAGCAATACTAAatatttcttttacattttttattagattttgaatcttattttctaaaaaacaaaaaataaacatACGAAATTTTCATTAAATAAACAAGACCTAACCTTCTCCAGAAAATTCCAGATGCCTGGTCTCAATTTTGTCCACATTCCCATATGTTGGAAGCGGAAAAGATGTCGTTGTGACATCTCTTtatcttgctcttcttttctcctCAAAATATCTTCGTGAGCCAGATCAACTTCTATAAACTAGAAAGAATCCAAATATTTTGCTTGTGAAAAATTATGTAGAATTATCTAATTTGTACAAAGATCAAGGTTCGGTATTCTATAAAATACCTTTGCAGAATTAAGTAGGGTATGGTCCAAATCAAGGACAAGACAAAGCTTCCTAGCAGCAAACATTTTATTCTGTTCTGCTATCCTCCTTGATCTCTCTTTTTGGATGGTTGCCTTTTGCTCATCGTTATAGCCATCAAATAAGTGGTCAACATCTCCCCAAGGATTGGCTGATTGTCTGGTACCTTTCTCGCTGCCTACTTCAGAAACCAAAAGAGAGGTGGTCTCTGAATCATTCAACTCTCCTGAAGCTGCCTCTACTATCACTTGGTCGGCTTGACTTGCAACTGGCTGGTTGTTACAGGGTGGAACCACTGGTGAAGTGGTAACTACTTGGGAACTCGGCAAAACATTTGCAAGGTTCTTGGTTAGCTGCAAAGGAGCAGCCAAACGTACCAAACTACTTTGAGGATCAGAAGCAGCTGCATCTATTTTGCTTTGTTGATATACAACACCATCATTCTTCTGAACCATACTATCATGGAGAATACGGCGGGGATCACGAGGTTTCATGCGAATTCTCGCAACATCAGGTTGGGTGCTCTGTAAGCAAGGATAAAGTTAACATTGTTGCTTGTTCATATAACAAATGCGCAAATGAAACTAAAATTATATGCATAAGTTTTGCAAACATGAATATCAAGGCATTATGATTTGAGGACCAAAGGTTTCCCAAACACTATTGAACTGCTGAAGTTGAAAGTTAACCAttgaataattaaaatttactttaaaGCTACAAAAAACAAATTCAAACAAATTTCATACAAGTGGATAGCAGTATAAATATATAAAAGCAATAGAAAAAGTATACTACAAAAGGTTATAGCAATACAAGCAACAGCGGGGGCATGTGAGAAAATAAATGACATTGAAAGCCTTACCGAAGAAGCCATCTGTGAAGGGATCAGAGATATTCCAGGTTGGTTAAGTCCAGATTCTTTTGACTTAAGTGGAGTCGAATTTATTGAAGCAGCTGTTCCTGGCAGTTCATTAACACTCAAAACATTTGCACTGTCACTTGTTGAAACAGCATTTTTCTTCTGATTCTCTGCTGCTATCCTCTGCTGTTCCATTTGATGTAGTTGCATAAGAATGGTTGGGTTTACAGCTTTTAGTAAAGAAGGCAACGAAATAGTGGGAGTGGGATTACTTTTAGGAATTGATCTAAGCCCACTTAACTCgtcaaaattattatcaaaaattGGTTTTTTATCAGGAACAGCTGCTGCAGTTCCTGATTTTctaacatcaacctgaaaattttCATTCACTTGGATCTTGAAACTTGGTTGAGGGATAACATTCTTGGCTTCTGACCACCCACTCCCTGATGCCGTCTCCATTTCTCTGGAAGTTGTAAGCTTATGTCTTTGTTTTTTCATCATATGGTCCCTAGCTACAGACTCATCTGTCTTATGCTTCTTACTATTTGTAGCCACTCCTACTGGATCACTCTTGAGTAGATCAGGTTCTGTAACTCTTCCCTCATCAGAAATACTTTTCACTTCATTGTTCACAAACTTAAGCCTTGGATCTCTCCTCTTTAATgcaggttttaaagcaggttttGACATGGGGTTGAGCTGCTCAACCGGATGAGATTGGTTGCTAATTGAGCTATTTGTACATGGAGCACTGCTCCTAGATTTGACCATCTGAAATTGAGTTGCCGCATGAACAGCTCTTGGGTTACAAGAAACTGTAGAACTGGATACTTCCTCGGTGGAATCATCTCCTTGGCCACCATCCTCTGAGGGAGTTGGGCTTGGAAGCCGATCAGTTGACAAAATAGAATTACTGCCAAATTTAAGCTGGTAGGATGAGACAGCCTTTAGTGCATCAGTTACATATGGATGTAACATAACATCTTCACCTCCATTTTTAGCAGTTATTGGCTGAGAAGATACGGGCAGCACCATTCCAAGACCAATGGGTTTTGGTATAGAGAACTTTGGTAGATTCTCTCTCGTAGGCGAAGGAAGACTATCTTCATTGTAATCTGCATGAAGATCCAACAGTGGACTAAAGTCTACCCTATTTTTGGAGCGTGTAGGTAACACCAACTTTGGCAAATCAAGTGCTTCTGGaaccaaacaggctttctccaaAACATTTGAACCATGAAGAGAGACAACAGGACCATTAGTAAGATCTGCTTTCTCCTTTTTATTATCCTCGAAAACAAGTGAATTAACCAGAGTATCAATCTGTTAAAGCAAAAGAATGCTTCAAAATTGACCTAAACTCTCTCAATAGTAAGTATAAGAAAACATGGAGTTACTATACAAACCTCTTTCACTTGTTCTAGAGTAAAAAGAACAGAATACTGGTTCTTTATGTGAATCAGTAACCTGACCAATGTCAACAAGTTTAAAACTAATTACAAGCCCCAATGACCAAGAATGAAAGTGAACTACATTCGAGACATCTGAGAAGGATCTAACCTCAAAAGAAGTTGCTTGTTCTGGTCCTTCTTCTGCATTGTAACTGAATTGAGTGCCTGTTCCCAATATACCAGTACCATTTTATAAACCtaccaaaaatttaaatttaacaagaATCAATAGTAAATATTATAGTTGTTCTTACAGAATAAGTTGTTTGGATTGCCATAACAGCCTGCTGGACTAGAACAAGCAGGACTGTATCTGAACTCTCTATGCCAGTAAACATCGGCTTCAGGTCTTCAAAAGACTTGCGCAACCTTAAACATACAGCTTCAAAGGATCTACAAGTAAGAAGAAAACCAATAGCATCATAAAATGCTATTTTCATTCAAAAAGTTGGTAAGTTATAGTGTGCAATATTATGAAAATCTTTCTAACAAGCAAAACTTTTTGCTCATCAATTTTTCGCCCCATTGAGCTATATCGAAGACATTGAGTTTTACAGCTTGCATAGAGTTCAATGGAGAAAAAAGATTCATGTGATCAGCCCAAATAGTTGAACAGattttatgatgataatttagggtTCTTGCAATAAATTTGAGATTTTATGgtggaaaaaattaatttttctggTTGGGAATTATAGTTCTTTCTTTTTGAAGTTCTCAAATGCTCAAACTTACGTCTCAGCCTCCTCCACAGTAATCGTATCTAGCTCTTCCAGGATTAAGCTTATACGCTTGTCAAATTCACTGATATCTTGCAACTCTTCTCCATCTGATTCCTTCTTTTCTGGCTCATTTTCAGGTATATCTGAAGACAGCTGAGTAGTTTCGTCAACCACCAACGGCTCTGACCCAAGCTCAATCTCCCCTTCCTCCAACTCCCCTTCCTCCTTCTCCATTTCAACGTCACCCTCCTGGCTACTATCTTCTACAATCACATCATAAGCTTCCTCCTGCGGTTTACCCTTGGCATCGACGTTGTCAGTGAGATCGCCAGCACTCATTGGCTTCAAATCTAATCCCAAAGGCTTATTCTGCACGGCCTGCGCCCACGCAAAGTTATACAGACTGGGGCCGTAGTTCTTCGACATCGGATACCCCATCCAAACCCTAGATCTCCCAGCCCTTCCTTCCTGCTTGAAATCTTCTGCCGAGATCTCCTCCAGCGACTCCGATGAGTCAACATCAGACGTCTCCCCATCCAACGCACGCCCTCCGCGTGGGCGTTCCCTCGCCATAAGATCTAGTGGTTTCTCCTCGCTATGATTCAAGAACAACAGATTGGATCCGGCGAAGAGCATAGAGCCGGGGACCTTAGGGGAGTTAATCCGGATGGATCCGGTGAACTCACAGCTCGCACGTTTAGATCCCAAGAGCGACGAGTTCTAGATGTCGATTCCGAGGCCGAAGGCTTCCGTGTAAGGCGATTCTGAGATCGGTTGAAGAGGTCAGGAGAGGCCACTAGGCGGTAGGAAGATCGATCCGCAATGATTTCGCAACCGGAAACGCGATCGTTCACAAAAACGTGGCGGCGATCGATCTCGCGGGGATAGGAACGGAAGCGCAACCGGACGGAGGAAAGGGGAAGATTATGGGTAAGCGAGGAGGCTGCGAACGGAGACGATCTAATTTAAAAGGGATTAGCTTTCATCCACGCCGTCGACGTCAACGAAACGCCGTAGGTTTTCAATGTGAGATGAAGTATTctaatttgaaaatattgaagTATTCTAATTTGAAAATATTCTTCTCACGTATTGTCTGTCACGCATTGGCCCCTCTTGTCCCCGGTCGAGTGTGCAGCTGGCTTAAGTGGATGGGGGGCTGGACCAGACCGGTTCAATCAAAACTCGGCAATTTCTAAGGAGGTAAACGGTCGAGGTAAGTCCAATTTTATGacgtttaaatttatttaataaaataattaagttaaattaaattgagtttaatgaattaaattatttaaattaataaaataattgagTTTGGTCCGATTTGAGTTTGGTATCTTAATCTTATTTTAtactttaaactttttttttatgggttattaagtttgataaaataaatttattattcattttgaaagttttttctatttatttagtatgttgataaaaattttatttacgaatattatttatgaatattaacaaattgaatatatattattaaaataattatttaaattaataaaataattgagTTTGGTCCGATTTGAGTATGGTATCTTAATCTTATTTTAtactttaaacttttttttatgggttattaagtttgataaaataaatttattatttattttgaaattttttttatttatttaatatgttgataaaaattttatttactaatattatttatgaatattaacaaattgaatatatatatatatacatgtttaatttaatgaataattcaaacttatttatttaattgattttgtaTGTAATAAgcaaacataaataaattcttattaagtcaaatattaaatttattcatgAATGTTCGGTTCATTTACCGTTTTAGCAATTTCAGTTTAAAATTGATCAcggttaatattattattattatttatattttaaaaaatgattctGCCCGAAAGTCGGGGAgacggatgctggggatgtggtgCTCTTGCTGACCTCCGGTGGACTTCGATCCCGCgtgcaacacaagcagcgtcagtcccgagtcagggaaggggtccccggcgaagcaagaagaagcagagagaactgtagcgcaacagtaaaAATCgtgagaaaagcatacctccaCCGATgcctggacccccctttatatagggctcctgtagcgtgtGTGCATGCTTCTTAAAATGAGCACGCTATCCCAAGCTTTCTCTAAAGAGACATGTCAgcaaagtgtccctgacacagtaccttaacgggccgacCATATCTTttaagtgacagtggaagcttccgtcgtatggTCCTTTATCTGACCATGCTGCCTGTCAacggcactagctcccaaaaggatgtcgaaggatatcTAGCTGTGTTTGTTGCTTGGCCGAGAGGAATGACCGCTCAGCCAGAATTCTAATATCCCTGTGTTATCTGCTGCCACGCCGAGCGGGACAAccgctcggctgaaagtccactatcgcgccgagcgggagagccgctcagcTGAAAGTCCTATGTCCGTGTCGTCCATCGTCGGGCCAAACGGGATAGCCGCTCAGCTCGGCTTCTACACGTCCCTTGAGCGTCAGTCTGATTACTCCCTGTGCCCAACCTCCCGATCGGCGCTCAACCTCCCGATCGGCGTGTAACCTGCCCAATCGGCCACCCGGTCGCCCATCCGTTGACcatcttgattttgacctccagGCGGCGGTAGGGTGGGGCCCCCCCTAATCACCACATCACAAGTCTTCCCTCTAAGTCTAGTCAGAGGAGGttatagtccgactgactggaccttTGTGTGAGCAGATTCCCTCCCAATCGGCATTCATCGCTGTATGGACTTCAAAAGGGATATGGCATTTCTCGCCGATCGGCTTACTGAAGTTTGTTGAACAGGCATAAGTACGCTTCTTATATCTGATCGCCTTGACGGAGGTTTGCACTTGTTAAAAAAATTTCGTGGAATGCCTCCGGCGAGCGCGGGTTGTGTTGACGTCATCCCGATTTCTTGGGAATTATGCAAATCCCCTCTCATTAAGGCAGAACAGGTTCCCACGCTTGCATTAATTACCAACCCATGGTAGCATGCCACGTGTTATGCCCATCGTCGTTGCACACCTGATGTGACAGGCATTGATTGCGACGcttggcggtttgaattcaacgatGAGATCTCGTCCTAGGTTTCCGTGACCTAGATTGGACGACCTCGGTTGGCCGAGCCCGGGGTTTATAAACTCGCCTCGCCGCCGCATCTTCCATACTTTCGTTGCTTCGAGTGCTTCTGGCGACTTGTTGATCTCGCGTGCTTTGCTCTCTGGCGATCCTCCGTCCCCCTTTTCCGATGACCCCTCTTTTTCCCAGTAAGCTATCTCCCCATCACATTCGTTTTTGAGCAGTTGACTCGTTTTTTGGTTCCGGTGAAACCCCCAACGACTTTTTTTTCCTTTGATTGTGTTTCTGCCTCTCGGCTGCCCCCCTTTTCCTTTatttcgagatggcaagctcttCGCAGCCGTCACCTCCCATCCCTGGactctggtataccaccatggagtctagGTTTGATGAGGGCAACGCTGAGGACCTTAGAAATGCCTTTGAAATTCCATCCACCACGAGATCATTCTGTCTTTCTCATCTGATCGACCAAATGCTCCCCCGACCGACACCATCTATCTGTTCAGGGATCACTTTACCGCCGGTATGCGATTCCATATCCATCCTTTCATTATCGCAGTTTGTAAATACTTCCGCATCTCTCTTACTCAActcgtgtcgaactcctttcgtcTTCTGTGCGGCGTCATCGTCTTGTTTCGGCAACACGACATCCCTCTTATCCCTTGggtcttccattatttttattacccaaaGCTGTCCGAGCCGAGGACCTTCCTCTTCTAGTCTAGGGTCGATTTAgtgtttttttgataaaatgtcaacttccaataaacattggagggagtacttctttttcatgcgttttcccga
Coding sequences:
- the LOC122045607 gene encoding RNA polymerase II C-terminal domain phosphatase-like 3; the protein is MLFAGSNLLFLNHSEEKPLDLMARERPRGGRALDGETSDVDSSESLEEISAEDFKQEGRAGRSRVWMGYPMSKNYGPSLYNFAWAQAVQNKPLGLDLKPMSAGDLTDNVDAKGKPQEEAYDVIVEDSSQEGDVEMEKEEGELEEGEIELGSEPLVVDETTQLSSDIPENEPEKKESDGEELQDISEFDKRISLILEELDTITVEEAETSFEAVCLRLRKSFEDLKPMFTGIESSDTVLLVLVQQAVMAIQTTYSALNSVTMQKKDQNKQLLLRLLIHIKNQYSVLFTLEQVKEIDTLVNSLVFEDNKKEKADLTNGPVVSLHGSNVLEKACLVPEALDLPKLVLPTRSKNRVDFSPLLDLHADYNEDSLPSPTRENLPKFSIPKPIGLGMVLPVSSQPITAKNGGEDVMLHPYVTDALKAVSSYQLKFGSNSILSTDRLPSPTPSEDGGQGDDSTEEVSSSTVSCNPRAVHAATQFQMVKSRSSAPCTNSSISNQSHPVEQLNPMSKPALKPALKRRDPRLKFVNNEVKSISDEGRVTEPDLLKSDPVGVATNSKKHKTDESVARDHMMKKQRHKLTTSREMETASGSGWSEAKNVIPQPSFKIQVNENFQVDVRKSGTAAAVPDKKPIFDNNFDELSGLRSIPKSNPTPTISLPSLLKAVNPTILMQLHQMEQQRIAAENQKKNAVSTSDSANVLSVNELPGTAASINSTPLKSKESGLNQPGISLIPSQMASSSTQPDVARIRMKPRDPRRILHDSMVQKNDGVVYQQSKIDAAASDPQSSLVRLAAPLQLTKNLANVLPSSQVVTTSPVVPPCNNQPVASQADQVIVEAASGELNDSETTSLLVSEVGSEKGTRQSANPWGDVDHLFDGYNDEQKATIQKERSRRIAEQNKMFAARKLCLVLDLDHTLLNSAKFIEVDLAHEDILRRKEEQDKEMSQRHLFRFQHMGMWTKLRPGIWNFLEKASNLYELHLYTMGNKLYATEMAKVLDPTGTLFAGRVISKGDDADTFDGDERVPKSKDLDGVLGMESAVVIIDDSVRVWPHNKLNLIVVERYTYFPSSRRQFGLLGPSLLEIDHDERPEDGTLASSLAVIERLHQNFFSHNSLKDVDVRNILAAEQRKILAGCRIVFSRIFPVGEANPHMHPLWQTAEQFGAVCTNQIDEQVTHVVANSLGTDKVNWALSTGRFVVHPGWVEASALLYRRVSEHDFAVKTMIDSSYKTSTQLTLVN